In the Mycolicibacter sp. MU0102 genome, one interval contains:
- the eno gene encoding phosphopyruvate hydratase: MPIIQQVGAREILDSRGNPTVEVEVALEDGTFARAAVPSGASTGEHEAVELRDGGARYGGKGVQKAVAAVLDQIAPAVIGISADDQRLVDQALVDLDGTPDKSRLGANAMLGVSLAVAKAAADSAALPLYRYLGGPNAHILPVPMMNILNGGAHADTGVDVQEFMVAPIGAPNFAEALRWGTEVYHSLKAVLKKQGLSTGLGDEGGFAPDVAGTTAALDLISTAIEATGLKLGTDVALALDVAATEFYTEGSGYAFEKQNRTAAQLAEFYAKLLDSYPLVSIEDPLSEDDWDGWVSLTSAIGDRVQLVGDDLFVTNPERLEEGIERGAANALLVKVNQIGTLTETLDAVTLAHHSGYRTMMSHRSGETEDTTIADLAVAVSSGQIKTGAPARSERVAKYNQLLRIEEELGDAARYAGELAFPRYAPESK; encoded by the coding sequence GTGCCCATCATCCAGCAGGTCGGCGCCCGCGAGATCCTCGATTCCCGCGGAAACCCCACGGTCGAGGTCGAGGTCGCGCTGGAAGACGGCACGTTCGCCCGGGCCGCGGTGCCCTCGGGTGCATCCACCGGCGAGCACGAGGCCGTGGAACTCCGCGACGGTGGCGCCCGCTACGGCGGCAAGGGCGTGCAGAAGGCGGTCGCCGCAGTACTGGACCAGATCGCGCCGGCCGTCATCGGAATCAGCGCTGACGACCAGCGGCTGGTGGACCAGGCGCTGGTGGACCTCGACGGCACCCCGGACAAGTCCCGGCTGGGCGCCAACGCCATGCTCGGCGTCTCGCTGGCAGTGGCCAAGGCGGCCGCGGACTCCGCGGCGCTCCCGCTCTACCGCTACCTGGGCGGCCCCAACGCCCACATCCTGCCGGTGCCGATGATGAACATCCTCAACGGCGGCGCCCACGCCGACACCGGCGTCGACGTTCAGGAATTCATGGTCGCCCCGATCGGCGCCCCCAACTTCGCCGAGGCGCTGCGCTGGGGCACCGAGGTCTACCACTCGTTGAAGGCAGTGCTCAAGAAGCAGGGGTTGTCCACCGGCCTCGGTGACGAAGGCGGTTTCGCCCCCGACGTCGCCGGCACCACCGCCGCACTCGACCTGATCAGCACCGCGATCGAGGCCACCGGGCTCAAGCTGGGCACCGATGTCGCGCTGGCCCTCGACGTCGCGGCCACCGAGTTCTACACCGAGGGCAGCGGCTACGCGTTCGAGAAGCAGAACCGCACCGCGGCCCAACTGGCCGAGTTCTACGCCAAGCTGCTCGACAGCTACCCGCTGGTGTCCATCGAAGACCCGCTGTCCGAGGACGACTGGGACGGCTGGGTGTCGTTGACCTCCGCGATCGGGGACCGGGTGCAGCTCGTCGGCGACGACCTGTTCGTCACCAACCCCGAGCGGCTCGAGGAGGGCATTGAGCGGGGCGCGGCGAATGCACTGCTGGTCAAGGTCAACCAGATCGGCACGCTGACCGAGACTCTGGACGCGGTCACCCTGGCCCACCACAGCGGCTACCGCACCATGATGAGTCACCGCAGCGGCGAGACCGAAGACACCACCATCGCCGACCTGGCGGTGGCGGTCAGCAGCGGCCAGATCAAGACCGGTGCCCCGGCCCGCAGCGAGCGGGTGGCCAAGTACAACCAGCTGCTGCGGATCGAGGAGGAACTCGGCGACGCCGCCCGTTACGCCGGCGAGCTGGCCTTCCCCCGCTACGCGCCGGAGAGCAAGTAG
- a CDS encoding FtsB family cell division protein, with product MSDPKRPEPKRRSATSRPGRGGENGRAHPRRTPPVRRGSGAARTPPPSPAGAVKRAIAAAAEQSSELRVGFTARRAVILAAVMCVLTLTVAGPVRTFFAQHAEMKQQSQLETTLHRQITDLQQQKANLDDPAHIRAQARQRLGFVMPGEIPYQVQLPAPAEVPGEPGAEPLAAPSGDPWYTALWHTIADTPHPPPPPPAPPWVPVPPAPVVPVG from the coding sequence ATGTCCGATCCGAAACGGCCTGAACCCAAGCGGCGTTCCGCGACGTCGCGGCCGGGACGGGGCGGTGAGAACGGACGTGCGCACCCGCGCCGGACGCCGCCGGTGCGCCGCGGGTCCGGTGCGGCGCGGACCCCACCGCCGTCACCGGCCGGCGCGGTCAAACGAGCCATTGCAGCGGCGGCCGAGCAGAGCTCGGAGCTGCGGGTCGGCTTCACCGCCCGGCGGGCGGTGATCCTGGCCGCAGTGATGTGCGTGCTCACGCTGACCGTCGCCGGGCCGGTCCGTACGTTCTTCGCCCAACACGCGGAGATGAAACAGCAGTCCCAATTGGAGACCACCCTGCACCGCCAGATCACCGACCTGCAGCAACAGAAAGCCAACTTGGACGACCCCGCGCACATCCGGGCGCAGGCTCGTCAGCGGCTCGGTTTCGTCATGCCCGGCGAGATTCCGTATCAGGTCCAGCTGCCCGCGCCGGCCGAGGTGCCGGGTGAGCCGGGTGCCGAACCCCTGGCCGCGCCCAGCGGGGATCCCTGGTACACCGCGCTGTGGCACACCATCGCCGACACGCCGCACCCTCCGCCGCCGCCGCCGGCACCGCCGTGGGTTCCGGTTCCGCCCGCACCGGTGGTGCCCGTTGGTTGA
- a CDS encoding DUF501 domain-containing protein: protein MVDPADLDAVGRQLGREPRGVLEISYRCPNGEPAVVKTAPKLPDGTPFPTLYYLTHPALTAAASRLESSGLMADMTERLKQDPELAAGYRAAHESYLAERDAIETLGTTFTGGGMPDRVKCLHVLMAHSLAKGRGVNPFGDEALAILAAEPAMAGILRPQDWL from the coding sequence TTGGTTGATCCCGCCGACCTGGACGCGGTGGGCCGGCAACTGGGCCGAGAGCCGCGCGGCGTCCTGGAGATCTCCTATCGGTGCCCCAATGGCGAACCCGCCGTGGTCAAAACGGCCCCGAAGCTGCCGGACGGAACACCGTTTCCCACCCTGTACTACCTGACACACCCGGCGCTGACCGCCGCCGCCAGCCGGTTGGAATCGTCGGGCTTGATGGCTGACATGACCGAGCGGCTAAAGCAGGATCCCGAACTCGCTGCCGGCTACCGGGCCGCTCACGAGTCCTATCTCGCCGAGCGGGATGCGATCGAAACGCTGGGAACCACGTTCACCGGCGGAGGCATGCCCGATCGGGTGAAATGCCTGCACGTGCTGATGGCGCATTCCCTGGCCAAGGGTCGTGGTGTCAACCCGTTCGGTGACGAGGCGCTGGCCATCCTGGCCGCCGAGCCGGCGATGGCCGGGATCCTCCGGCCCCAGGACTGGTTGTGA
- a CDS encoding Ppx/GppA phosphatase family protein, whose amino-acid sequence MVVTRLAGIDCGTNSIRLLIAEPVDGRLRDIHREMRIVRLGEGVDATGRFALEAIERTRAALADYTELLVAHGVSRVRMVATSATRDAANREVFFDMTAQVLGRAVAGAVAEVITGQEEAELSFRGAVGELDSADGPFVVVDLGGGSTEVVLGDPDNGVSASYSANIGCVRLTERCLHSDPPTAGEVSAAREVARELLGEAVQAVPVQHARTWVGVAGTMTTLSALAHGLTEYDSAAIHLSRVGFADLTAVCDQLIGMSRAERAALGPMHPGRVDVIGGGAIVVQELARILAQRAGIGELVVSEHDILDGIVLSIA is encoded by the coding sequence CTGGTTGTGACTCGCCTCGCGGGAATCGACTGCGGCACCAACTCGATTCGGCTGTTGATCGCTGAGCCGGTCGACGGCCGGCTGCGCGACATCCACCGCGAGATGCGCATCGTCCGCTTGGGTGAGGGCGTCGACGCCACCGGGCGGTTTGCCCTCGAGGCGATCGAGCGCACCCGCGCGGCGTTGGCCGACTACACAGAGTTGCTGGTGGCGCACGGTGTTTCACGAGTGCGGATGGTGGCGACTTCGGCCACTCGGGACGCGGCCAACCGTGAGGTGTTCTTCGACATGACGGCGCAGGTGTTGGGACGCGCCGTTGCGGGGGCGGTCGCCGAGGTGATCACCGGGCAAGAGGAAGCGGAGCTGTCCTTTCGCGGCGCGGTAGGTGAATTGGACAGTGCCGACGGGCCGTTCGTGGTCGTCGACCTCGGCGGTGGTTCGACCGAGGTGGTGCTCGGCGATCCGGACAATGGGGTGTCGGCGAGTTACTCGGCCAACATCGGCTGTGTCCGGCTGACCGAACGCTGCCTGCACTCCGACCCGCCGACCGCCGGGGAAGTCTCGGCTGCTCGCGAGGTGGCCCGCGAGCTCCTGGGGGAGGCGGTGCAGGCCGTGCCGGTGCAGCACGCGCGAACCTGGGTGGGTGTGGCGGGCACCATGACCACGCTGTCAGCCCTGGCGCACGGCCTGACCGAATACGACTCGGCCGCAATACATCTGTCGCGGGTCGGCTTCGCTGATCTGACGGCGGTCTGCGATCAACTGATCGGCATGAGCCGCGCCGAGCGGGCCGCCCTGGGCCCGATGCACCCCGGCCGCGTGGATGTCATCGGCGGTGGGGCGATCGTGGTCCAGGAGCTGGCCCGCATCTTGGCGCAGCGCGCCGGAATCGGGGAGTTAGTGGTCAGCGAACACGACATTCTGGACGGCATTGTGCTGTCGATCGCCTAG
- a CDS encoding potassium-transporting ATPase subunit F: MNLANAVGLTLALAVVALLVAALLFPERF; encoded by the coding sequence GTGAACCTCGCCAATGCTGTCGGTCTGACGCTGGCCCTGGCGGTGGTGGCGCTGCTGGTGGCCGCACTGCTGTTCCCGGAGCGGTTCTAG
- the kdpA gene encoding potassium-transporting ATPase subunit KdpA, with protein MSTTTAGVLFLASLVVALAAVHVPLGDYMYRVYTRETHSRSERFIYRSIGVNPESEQTWVGYARSVLAFSAVCVVFLFVLQLIQGKLPLHLDDPANSMTPGLAWNTAVSFVTNTNWQAYAGESTQGHLVQMAGLAVQNFVSAAVGMAVAVAFVRGFIGRRTAVLGSFWVDLVRGTLRILLPIAVVGATVLIVGGVVQNFHLNDQTITTLTGAPQAIPGGPVASQEVIKLLGTNGGGFYNANSAHPFENPTAWTNWVEIFLLVVIAFSLPRTFGAMVGNTKQGHAITAVMAVIALISVSLLGWSQLAHHGTVPTAVGAATEGIEQRLGVADSAVFAAATTLTSTGAVDSTHDSYTSLGGLLTMVDMQLGEVAPGGVGSGLYGILILAVITVFVAGLMVGRTPEYLGKKISPREIKLAASYFLVTPVVVLCGTAISIALPGLRSAMANTGPHGLSEVLYAFTSAANNNGSAFAGLAADGTWYETALGIAMLAGRFLPMILVLALAGALAAQGQTPESIGTLPTHKPQFVGMVVGVTLILVALTFLPALALGPLAEGLH; from the coding sequence TTGAGTACCACAACGGCGGGCGTGTTGTTCTTGGCGTCATTGGTCGTGGCGCTGGCCGCGGTGCACGTACCGTTGGGCGACTACATGTATCGGGTCTACACCCGCGAAACACACTCCCGCAGCGAGCGATTCATCTACCGGTCGATCGGGGTCAACCCGGAGTCCGAACAGACCTGGGTCGGCTATGCGCGCAGTGTTCTGGCGTTCTCCGCGGTGTGCGTGGTGTTCCTGTTCGTGCTGCAGCTCATTCAGGGAAAACTTCCCCTGCACCTGGATGATCCGGCGAACTCGATGACACCTGGGTTGGCGTGGAACACCGCGGTCAGCTTTGTCACCAACACCAACTGGCAGGCCTATGCCGGCGAGTCGACGCAAGGGCATCTGGTGCAGATGGCCGGCCTGGCGGTGCAGAACTTCGTCTCCGCCGCGGTCGGCATGGCGGTTGCCGTCGCGTTCGTCCGCGGGTTCATCGGTCGGCGCACCGCGGTGCTGGGCTCATTCTGGGTAGACCTGGTTCGCGGCACGCTGCGCATCTTGTTGCCGATCGCGGTCGTCGGCGCGACGGTGTTGATCGTCGGCGGGGTAGTCCAGAACTTTCACCTCAACGACCAGACAATCACGACCCTGACCGGTGCACCGCAGGCCATTCCAGGTGGTCCGGTGGCCAGCCAAGAGGTGATCAAGCTGCTCGGCACCAACGGGGGCGGCTTCTACAACGCCAACTCCGCGCATCCGTTCGAGAACCCGACCGCGTGGACCAACTGGGTCGAGATCTTCCTGCTGGTGGTCATAGCGTTCTCGCTGCCCCGCACTTTCGGCGCAATGGTGGGCAACACCAAGCAAGGCCATGCCATCACCGCCGTCATGGCCGTGATCGCCCTCATCAGTGTCAGCCTGCTCGGCTGGTCGCAGCTGGCGCATCACGGCACCGTCCCGACCGCGGTGGGGGCGGCGACAGAAGGGATCGAGCAGCGGCTCGGGGTGGCCGACTCGGCGGTCTTCGCGGCGGCCACCACGCTGACCTCCACCGGGGCAGTCGATTCCACCCATGACTCCTATACCAGCCTGGGTGGCCTGCTGACGATGGTCGACATGCAGCTGGGGGAGGTCGCTCCCGGGGGTGTCGGCTCGGGCCTGTACGGCATCTTGATCCTTGCGGTGATCACGGTGTTCGTCGCCGGGTTGATGGTCGGGCGTACCCCGGAATACCTGGGCAAGAAGATCAGTCCACGCGAGATCAAGCTGGCGGCAAGCTATTTCCTGGTGACCCCGGTGGTTGTGCTGTGCGGAACGGCGATCTCGATTGCGTTGCCGGGCCTGCGCTCGGCGATGGCCAACACCGGACCGCACGGGCTCTCCGAAGTGCTGTACGCGTTTACCTCCGCGGCGAACAACAATGGTTCCGCGTTCGCGGGATTGGCGGCCGACGGGACGTGGTACGAGACCGCGCTCGGGATCGCGATGCTGGCCGGCAGGTTCCTGCCCATGATCTTGGTGCTGGCGCTTGCCGGGGCGCTCGCTGCGCAGGGGCAGACTCCGGAATCCATTGGCACGCTGCCTACCCACAAGCCCCAATTCGTCGGCATGGTTGTCGGGGTGACGCTCATTTTGGTCGCCCTCACCTTCCTGCCGGCACTGGCCTTGGGGCCACTCGCTGAAGGGCTGCACTGA